CTTTCTGCAATTACATGTGGATCACAATATAAATACACGACAGTTCCATTTTCCTTCATCCATTTTCGGTTTTCCTCTCGCTCAACGATTCCGCCGCCAGTTGTAATGATTACATTATCAACAGGTAGTGAACATAACATTTCACTTTCATATTCCCGAAAAGCCATTTCACCTTCTTCGGCAAAAATATCACGAATTACTTTTCCCTGCTTCTCTTCAATTTTTTGATCTGTATCTACAACATCCATATGAAGTTCTTTACTTAATGCTTTTCCAATTGTTGTTTTCCCAGCTCCCATATAACCGGTTATGTATATAGATTTCATGTTCTTTCCTCTCAATCGTCATGTATTACTTGTTATTATAACGAAAGATGCTCCTTTATTTAATAAAAAAACGTTTTGTTCTCCTTATGCATTGAAGAACAAAACGTCACATACACACTTTTACTTATAAGTACCTCTTCTCACCCACTGCGTTGCGATCCATTTCTCACCTTTCGTTACAGGTGCCCCTCCGTGTAACGTAAGCTCGTTTAATGATTGGTCTTGATAGAAATACTCAAAGTATACTGCCATTCCCTTT
This genomic window from Bacillus anthracis str. Vollum contains:
- the aroK gene encoding shikimate kinase AroK, with the protein product MKSIYITGYMGAGKTTIGKALSKELHMDVVDTDQKIEEKQGKVIRDIFAEEGEMAFREYESEMLCSLPVDNVIITTGGGIVEREENRKWMKENGTVVYLYCDPHVIAERLREDTTRPLFQKKDIDAFVTKFESRRAYYEEAHIHIDTTNKSVKQIMNELKEKINE